Proteins from one Deinococcus sedimenti genomic window:
- a CDS encoding response regulator: MTTHVLLVEDHAFTRDGLRAAINLESDLRVTAEARSGEEALDVLARTQASAQPVQVAVLDIGLPGMDGIQTAAEIGRRYPQVRMVMLTAHDLRDEVLAALASGAHAYCLKSADPDLLLLGIRAAASGSAYLDPQIAHHVLGSIRTPHATSPLTPRETDVLRLIADGQGNRDIAANLGISVSTVKLHVQEILVKLHAADRTQAAVQALRQGLL; this comes from the coding sequence ATGACCACGCACGTCCTGCTCGTCGAGGATCACGCCTTCACCCGCGACGGCCTGCGCGCCGCCATCAACCTGGAAAGCGACCTGCGCGTCACCGCCGAGGCCCGCAGCGGCGAGGAAGCCCTGGATGTCCTGGCCCGCACCCAGGCCAGCGCGCAACCCGTACAGGTCGCCGTGCTCGACATCGGCCTGCCCGGCATGGACGGCATCCAGACCGCCGCCGAGATCGGCCGCCGCTACCCGCAGGTCCGCATGGTGATGCTCACCGCGCACGACCTGCGCGACGAGGTGCTGGCTGCCCTCGCCTCCGGCGCGCACGCCTATTGCCTCAAGAGCGCCGACCCGGACCTGCTGCTGCTCGGCATCCGCGCCGCCGCCTCGGGCAGCGCGTACCTCGACCCGCAGATCGCGCACCACGTGCTGGGCAGCATCCGCACGCCCCACGCCACCTCACCCCTCACCCCGCGCGAGACCGACGTGCTGCGCCTCATCGCCGACGGACAGGGCAACCGCGACATCGCCGCGAACTTAGGCATCAGTGTCAGCACCGTGAAACTCCACGTGCAGGAAATTCTCGTGAAACTCCACGCCGCCGACCGCACCCAGGCCGCCGTCCAAGCCCTCCGCCAGGGCCTGCTGTAG
- a CDS encoding NfeD family protein: MTEFLHVALSFPTAPWTALLTVIAAAALLALLGAIDGISGGGEGLLDSLLVRVGLNGVPLLPVALTLTLTGWLSCYLGQLLLLPLVAPAGRGVVSAALLLGSAALGALAARAVARPLRRFVQGQDALARTQLLGRVAVVESGTLSATGRVSVQDGGAGLMLDARSDGDTLLRGERVLLVDHDPATHIFTVRRADPTDT; this comes from the coding sequence GTGACCGAGTTCCTGCACGTGGCGCTGTCGTTCCCGACCGCGCCCTGGACGGCCCTGCTGACCGTGATCGCGGCGGCGGCGCTGCTGGCCCTGCTCGGCGCCATCGACGGCATCTCCGGTGGAGGTGAAGGGCTGCTCGACAGCCTGCTGGTGCGGGTCGGGCTGAACGGCGTGCCGCTGCTGCCGGTCGCGCTGACCCTGACTCTGACTGGCTGGCTGAGCTGCTACCTGGGCCAGCTGCTGCTCCTGCCGCTCGTCGCCCCCGCAGGACGCGGGGTGGTCTCGGCCGCTCTGCTGCTCGGCTCCGCGGCCCTCGGCGCGCTGGCCGCTCGGGCAGTCGCCCGTCCCCTGCGGCGGTTCGTGCAGGGGCAGGACGCCCTGGCCCGCACGCAGCTGCTGGGCCGCGTGGCCGTCGTCGAGTCCGGCACGCTCTCCGCCACGGGCCGCGTGAGTGTCCAGGACGGCGGCGCTGGCCTGATGCTCGACGCCCGCAGCGACGGCGACACCCTCCTGCGCGGCGAACGCGTGCTCCTCGTGGACCACGACCCGGCCACCCACATCTTCACCGTCCGCCGCGCGGACCCGACCGACACCTGA